In a single window of the Prinia subflava isolate CZ2003 ecotype Zambia chromosome 3, Cam_Psub_1.2, whole genome shotgun sequence genome:
- the LOC134548695 gene encoding fibulin-2-like: MALPGALLLWLACLLLGGAAPKPTCEPGSCPPCPEGAPEGTAAPAAAPCCPPCPPPCPCPPYLRSDCDMQGFPDGTVPAGRSFYIDFARTLCTCQSSGDIACAPRCPRPDPACLALGSPVADGCPQCVCYDDEEMAVPAGTVTARGSQTCSCPERGGRLQCGPAGSEGLGPAA, encoded by the coding sequence ATGGCTCTCCCCGGTGCCCTTCTCCTGTGGCTCGCCTGCCTCCTgctcggcggcgcggcccccAAGCCCACCTGCGAGCCGGGCTCCTGCCCGCCGTGCCCCGAGGGGGCTCCGGAGGGCAcagccgcccccgccgccgctccctgctgtcccccgtgccccccgccctgcccctgcccgcccTACCTGCGCAGCGACTGCGACATGCAAGGCTTCCCCGACGGCACCGTCCCCGCCGGCCGCTCCTTCTACATCGACTTCGCCCGCACGCTGTGCACCTGCCAGAGCTCCGGGGACATCGCCTGCGCCCCGCGGTGCCCCCGCCCGGACCCCGCCTGCCTGGCGCTGGGCAGCCCGGTGGCCGACGGCTGTCCGCAGTGCGTGTGCTACGACGACGAGGAGATGGCGGTGCCGGCGGGCACGGTCACGGCCCGCGGCTCCCAGACGTGCTCCTgcccggagcggggcgggcggctGCAGTGCGGCCCTGCCGGCAGCGAGGGCCTGGGCCCGGCTGCGTGA